One Serinus canaria isolate serCan28SL12 chromosome Z, serCan2020, whole genome shotgun sequence DNA window includes the following coding sequences:
- the LOC127061106 gene encoding interferon-like, whose protein sequence is MAAPTATRPRLPHAAPALLLLLTALATSLACQHLWTHEDTFPGDALRLLQDMAANHTQLCHLQEPPFFPDTLLHNNLLPQQAAATALRILQHLFHTLSSNGTRQHWPSQARNHLLNKLQHHIHHLEQCLADKATPFKGPRNPLLAINKYFRDIHLFLHAHQHSACAWDHVRLEARASLQHLHNLTRPMRR, encoded by the coding sequence ATGGCTGCACCCACAGCCACACGGCCACGCCTGCCGCACGCCGCCCCGgcgctcctgctcctcctcaccGCTCTGGCCACCAGCCTTGCCTGCCAACACCTGTGGACACACGAGGACACCTTCCCCGGTGACGCTCTCCGCCTCCTGCAGGACATGGCCGCCaaccacacacagctctgccacctccaAGAGCCGCCCTTCTTCCCCGACACCCTGCTCCACAACAACCTCCTGCCGCAGCAAGCCGCCGCCACCGCCCTCCGCATCCTGCAGCACCTCTTCCACACCCTCAGCTCCAACGGCACCCGCCAGCACTGGCCCAGCCAGGCTCGCAACCACCTCCTCAACAAGCTGCAGCACCACATCCACCACCTGGAGCAATGCCTCGCCGACAAGGCCACGCCCTTCAAAGGACCACGCAACCCGCTGCTCGCCATCAACAAGTACTTCAGGGACATCCACCTCTTCCTCCACGCCCACCAGCACAGCGCCTGCGCCTGGGACCACGTCCGCCTCGAAGCTCGTGCCTCTCTACAGCACCTCCACAACCTCACCCGCCCCATGCGCCGCTAG
- the LOC108962800 gene encoding interferon-like: protein MAVPGCAQPRLWHSTLALLLLIVALATGLRCHHLRTHDPGNALQLLQDMAPRMTQFCHLQKPPVFPDTLLHNNLLPQQAAATALRILQHLFHTLSSNGTRQHWPSQARNHLLNKLQHHIHHLEQCLADKATPFKGPRNPLLAINKYFRDIHLFLHAHQHSACAWDHVRLEALVCFQHVDTLIRRMKHQAALDPTEPTDSKHPSPASTSGHGLSGDGSSPGWDHFVPVTSLPSVEVMGKGV from the coding sequence ATGGCTGTACCTGGATGCGCACAGCCTCGCCTGTGGCACAgcaccctggcactgctgctcctcatcGTGGCTCTGGCCACCGGCCTCCGGTGCCACCACCTGCGGACACACGATCCTGGGAACGCACTCCAGCTTCTGCAGGACATGGCTCCACGCATGACACAGTTCTGCCACCTCCAGAAGCCACCAGTCTTCCCCGACACCCTGCTCCACAACAACCTCCTGCCGCAGCAAGCCGCCGCCACCGCCCTCCGCATCCTGCAGCACCTCTTCCACACCCTCAGCTCCAACGGCACCCGCCAGCACTGGCCCAGCCAGGCTCGCAACCACCTCCTCAACAAGCTGCAGCACCACATCCACCACCTGGAGCAATGCCTCGCCGACAAGGCCACGCCCTTCAAAGGACCACGCAACCCGCTGCTCGCCATCAACAAGTACTTCAGGGACATCCACCTCTTCCTCCACGCCCACCAGCACAGCGCCTGCGCCTGGGACCACGTCCGCCTCGAAGCTCTTGTCTGCTTCCAACACGTGGACACACTCATACGGCGAATGAAGCACCAAGCTGCTCTGGACCCCACTGAACCCACGGATAGCAAACACCCAtccccagccagcaccagcGGCCACGGATTGAGTGGTgatggcagcagcccaggctgggatcaCTTCGTACCAGTCACATCTCTTCCGAGTGTTGAGGTGATGGGGAAAGGGGTATGA